One Ranitomeya variabilis isolate aRanVar5 chromosome 5, aRanVar5.hap1, whole genome shotgun sequence DNA window includes the following coding sequences:
- the LOC143774642 gene encoding olfactory receptor 11L1-like, with translation MYFFIGHLSINDILLTIDILPIMLRIILNNGLAISFIRCIIQFFFFCTSEIFECFLLTVMSYDRYVAICNPLRYTSIMTNEHCVRLVAVCWVVGLLVAVCDTLALLTLKFCQKSIIDHFFCDLVPLMEIACSGAQLAQLEVSILGPPVLFIPMIIITVSYINIIATILKIPANMNRQKAFSTCSSHLTVVSIFYCSLFSVYVCPTKGQTLTISKVLSLMYTVFTPFINPIIYSLRNKDITKAIREAIF, from the coding sequence ATGTATTTCTTCATCGGCCATCTCTCCATCAATGACATTTTATTAACCATAGATATTCTCCCTATTATGCTCCGTATTATACTGAATAATGGGTTAGCCATATCTTTTATTCGTTGTATCATTCAGTTTTTTTTCTTCTGCACCTCGGAAATATTTGAATGTTTTCTTCTCACGGTGATGTCTTATGACCGATATGTGGCCATCTGTAATCCCCTTCGCTACACTTCTATCATGACTAATGAGCATTGTGTGAGATTGGTTGCTGTCTGCTGGGTGGTTGGCTTACTCGTAGCAGTTTGTGACACCTTAGCATTACTAACGCTGAAGTTTTGTCAAAAAAGCATTATAGACCATTTTTTCTGCGATCTTGTTCCATTGATGGAAATTGCCTGTTCAGGTGCTCAGCTTGCTCAGCTAGAAGTTTCTATATTGGGACCTCCTGTACTTTTTATCCCAATGATAATAATAACAGTTTCATATATTAATATTATTGCCACAATATTAAAAATTCCAGCCAATATGAATAGacagaaagccttctccacctgcagCTCCCACCTCACTGTTGTCTCCATATTCTACTGCTCTCTGTTCAGCGTTTACGTCTGTCCAACAAAGGGACAAACATTGACAATCAGCAAAGTCTTATCTCTGATGTATACTGTATTCACCCCTTTCATAAATCCCATTATATACAGTTTAAGAAATAAGGACATTACGAAAGCCATACGGGAAGCAATTTTTTGA